A stretch of Oryza brachyantha chromosome 4, ObraRS2, whole genome shotgun sequence DNA encodes these proteins:
- the LOC102700704 gene encoding probable inorganic phosphate transporter 1-4, translating into MAGELKVLNALDAAKTQWYHFTAIVIAGMGFFTDAYDLFSISLVTKLLGRIYYFDRDSKRPGTLPPSVSAAVNGVAFCGTLAGQLFFGWLGDKMGRKKVYGMTLMLMVICCLASGLSFGSSAKGVMATLCFFRFWLGFGIGGDYPLSATIMSEYANKRTRGAFIAAVFAMQGFGNLTGGIVALIVSAGFKARFDAPAYRDDRPGSTVPEADYAWRIVLMFGAIPAVLTYYWRMKMPETARYTALVAKNAKQAAADMTKVLNVEIVEEPDKAAELAQREQFGLFSRQFMQRHGRHLLGTTVCWFVLDIAFYSSNLFQKDIYTAVQWLPKADTMSALQEMFKISRAQTLVALCGTIPGYWFTVLFIDIIGRFVIQLGGFFFMTVFMLGLAIPYHHWTKPGNHIGFVVMYAFTFFFANFGPNSTTFIVPAEIFPARLRSTCHGISAAAGKAGAIVGAFGFLYAAQNTDPNNTDPGYPPGIGVRNSLFFLAGCNVIGFFFTFLVPESKGKSLEELSGENEDDDDMSETSDHRTAPAPPA; encoded by the coding sequence ATGGCGGGAGAGCTGAAGGTGCTGAACGCGCTCGACGCGGCGAAGACGCAGTGGTACCATTTCACGGCGATCGTGATCGCCGGCATGGGATTCTTCACCGACGCCTACGACCTCTTCTCCATCTCCCTCGTCACCAAGCTGCTCGGGCGCATCTACTACTTCGACCGGGACTCCAAGAGACCCGGCACGCTCCCGCCCagcgtctccgccgccgtcaatGGCGTCGCCTTCTGCGGCACGCTCGCCGGCCAGCTCTTCTTCGGGTGGCTCGGCGACAAGATGGGGCGCAAGAAGGTGTACGGCATGACGCTGATGCTCATGGTCATCTGCTGCCTCGCCTCCGGCCTGTCGTTCGGGTCGTCGGCCAAGGGCGTCATGGCGACTCTCTGCTTCTTCCGGTTCTGGCTCGGCTtcggcatcggcggcgacTACCCGCTCTCGGCGACGATCATGTCGGAGTACGCCAACAAGCGCACCCGCGGCGCGTTCATCGCCGCCGTGTTCGCCATGCAGGGGTTCGGCAACCTCACCGGCGGCATCGTCGCCCTCATCGTGTCCGCCGGGTTCAAGGCGCGGTTCGACGCGCCGGCGTACAGGGATGACCGGCCCGGCTCCACCGTGCCGGAGGCCGACTACGCGTGGCGCATCGTGCTCATGTTCGGCGCCATCCCGGCGGTGCTCACCTACTACTGGCGGATGAAGATGCCGGAGACGGCGCGCTACACGGCGCTGGTCGCCAAGAACGCGAagcaggccgccgccgacatgACGAAGGTGCTCAACGTCGAGATCGTCGAGGAGCCGGACAAGGCGGCGGAGCTCGCGCAGCGCGAGCAGTTCGGGCTATTCTCCCGCCAGTTCATGCagcgccatggccgccaccTGCTGGGCACGACGGTGTGCTGGTTCGTGCTGGACATCGCCTTCTACTCGTCGAACCTGTTCCAGAAGGACATCTACACGGCGGTGCAGTGGCTGCCCAAGGCGGACACCATGAGCGCCCTGCAGGAGATGTTCAAGATCTCCCGCGCGCAGACGCTGGTGGCGCTGTGCGGCACCATCCCGGGCTACTGGTTCACCGTCCTCTTCATCGACATCATCGGCCGCTTCGTCATCCAGCTCGGCGGCTTCTTCTTCATGACGGTGTTCATGCTCGGCCTCGCCATCCCCTACCACCACTGGACCAAGCCGGGGAACCACATCGGCTTCGTCGTCATGTACGCCTTCACCTTCTTCTTCGCCAACTTCGGGCCCAACTCCACCACCTTCATCGTGCCGGCGGAGATCTTCCCGGCGAGGCTGCGTTCCACCTGCCACGgcatctcggcggcggcggggaaggcCGGCGCCATCGTGGGGGCCTTCGGGTTCCTGTACGCGGCGCAGAACACGGACCCGAACAACACGGACCCCGGGTACCCGCCGGGCATCGGCGTGCGCAACTcgctcttcttcctcgccggGTGCAACGTCATCGGGTTCTTCTTCACGTTCCTGGTGCCGGAGTCGAAGGGGAAGTCGCTGGAGGAGCTCTCCGGCGAgaacgaggacgacgacgatatGTCCGAGACGAGCGATCACCGgactgcgccggcgccgccggcatgA
- the LOC102700986 gene encoding putative inorganic phosphate transporter 1-13, translating into MAGNGSQQQLRVLHALDMARTQLYHFMATVIAGMGFFTDAYDLFSISLVADLLGYVYYQGRLPRNVQAAVTGVTLCGTVPGQLVFGWLGDKMGRKRVYGVTLLLMVVSSLASGLSFSTRAPAHVVAVLCFFRFWLGVGIGGDYPLSATIMAEYANKRTRGAFIAACFAMQGFGNIAAGIVGIILCTAFMNSGLSTIDYAWRIILMLGAVPAALTFYWRMKMPETARYTALVSKNAKKAAMDMSSVLNVDIEPDDEAVGELASQDQYGLFSLEFLRRHGRHLLCTAVCWLVLDVTFYSLNIFMKNIFQDVGLLAPPAGDSHLHLLRQTRIAMAVHIAVAVCATLPGYFLTVAFVDRVGRVRIQLMGFTMMTVFMLCLAIPYHRWHKHNNKYGFAVMYGFTLLFTNFGPNTTTFITPAEIFPARLRSTCHGISGAAGKIGAVVGVFAFLYLKKHSTRNFLFVLVGCNVVGFVFTLLLPESKGKSLEDLVGEIVESAPPDDGHEVGSPQYVHTLLL; encoded by the exons ATGGCTGGCAATGGCAGCCAGCAGCAGCTGCGGGTGCTGCACGCTCTGGACATGGCAAGGACGCAGCTGTACCATTTCATGGCGACCGTGATCGCCGGCATGGGCTTCTTCACCGACGCCTACGACCTCTTCTCCATCTCCCTCGTCGCCGACCTCCTCGGCTATGTCTACTACCAAGGCCGGCTCCCGCGCAACGTCCAGGCCGCCGTCACCGGCGTCACGCTCTGCGGCACCGTCCCCGGACAGCTCGTCTTCGGATGGCTCGGCGACAAGATGGGCCGGAAGCGTGTCTATGGCGTCACCCTCCTCCTGATGGTCGTCTCCTCCCTCGCCTCCGGCCTCTCCTTCAGCACGCGTGCGCCggcgcacgtcgtcgccgtgcttTGCTTCTTCCGCTTCTGGCTCGGCGtcggcatcggcggcgacTACCCGCTCTCCGCCACAATCATGGCCGAGTACGCCAACAAGAGGACTCGCGGAGCCTTCATCGCTGCTTGTTTCGCCATGCAG GGTTTTGGCAACATTGCTGCTGGGATCGTTGGGATTATATTATGTACAGCTTTCATGAACTCGGGGTTGTCCACGATTGACTACGCATGGCGGATCATCCTCATGCTCGGCGCGGTTCCAGCTGCTCTCACCTTCTACTGGCGGATGAAGATGCCGGAGACAGCACGGTACACCGCACTCGTCTCCAAGAACGCGAAGAAGGCCGCCATGGACATGTCCTCCGTCCTCAACGTCGACATCGAGCCCGACGACGAAGCCGTCGGTGAGCTCGCGAGCCAGGACCAGTACGGGCTCTTCTCCCTCGAgttcctccgccgccatggccgccatcTCCTCTGCACCGCCGTCTGCTGGCTCGTCCTCGACGTCACCTTCTACTCCCTCAACATCTTCATGAAGAACATCTTCCAGGACGTCGGTCTGCTTGCTCCTCCGGCCGGCGACTCCCACCTTCATCTTCTCCGACAGACGAGGATCGCCATGGCGGTGcacatcgccgtcgccgtctgcGCGACGCTGCCGGGGTACTTCCTCACCGTCGCCTTCGTCGACCGCGTCGGCCGCGTCAGGATCCAGCTGATGGGATTCACCATGATGACCGTCTTCATGCTCTGCCTCGCGATCCCGTACCATCGCTGGCACAAGCACAACAACAAGTACGGATTCGCGGTCATGTATGGCTTCACCTTGCTCTTCACCAACTTCGGGCCGAACACCACGACGTTCATAACTCCGGCGGAGATCTTCCCGGCGAGGCTCCGGTCGACGTGCCATGGCATATCGGGCGCCGCCGGCAAgatcggcgccgtcgtcggcgtgTTCGCCTTCCTGTACCTGAAGAAGCACAGCACCAGAAACTTTCTCTTCGTTCTTGTGGGGTGCAACGTCGTCGGGTTCGTCTTCACCCTTCTCTTGCCGGAGTCGAAAGGGAAGTCCCTCGAAGACCTCGTCGGCGAGATCGTTGAATCTGCTCCTCCCGATGATGGCCATGAAGTCGGTTCACCTCAGTATGTACACACTCTTCTTCTGTAA